The Bacteroidota bacterium region TACCCATGTGCCGGCACGTCGAGATGCACCATATCGATGCGGCCCTTACCTCCGATGGTTGAAAAGTTCAGGATAAGCGTAGTATCCGGATCGTTTTCTTTAAAGGAGGCGGATCGCCAAGTCTGTACAATAAGTTTGGATTTCACAACATGCAAAATGGTTCCTGTGAGGGTACCATCAAATGCCGTAAAATTTCCACCGGGCTCAGCGTGCACTTCGGCTTGCCCACCTGTGATGGCAGCGTGCAGTTCTGAGTTGACATACATTTT contains the following coding sequences:
- a CDS encoding SRPBCC domain-containing protein; translation: MQFRHMRNFITQSVTLPAPADILYKMYVNSELHAAITGGQAEVHAEPGGNFTAFDGTLTGTILHVVKSKLIVQTWRSASFKENDPDTTLILNFSTIGGKGRIDMVHLDVPAHGYNRIKDGWHTFYWQPWRDCIGKS